Proteins from a single region of Paenibacillus sp. BIHB 4019:
- a CDS encoding nitrate/nitrite transporter, with protein MLDKKAFWKSGHKPSLFSSFLYFDISFMIWILMGPLIVVIASDYPMDAAQKAKLVALPILGGSVLRLVLGFMTDHIGPKRTGQIGMLVTMIPLIWGWKFVDSLTELHFVALLLGVAGASFAAALPLASRWYPPQYQGLAMGIAGAGNSGTVLTTLFANRLAQHFGGWEAVFGLALIPIAVVFVIFTIFAKESPNQPAPKKLSEYAQVLKQKDAWLFCLLYSVTFGGFVGMSNYLTIFFNTQYGLSAIQAADFTTICVIAGSFFRPVGGWLSDKLGGIRVLMSLYVGAGVMLASISLLPPLYAVSTLLFLGMMCLGAGNGAVFQLVPQRFGKEIGIMTGIVGAAGGVGGYFLPLILGSLYQSTGSYTPGFLILSSIALLSMLMLAFIQKEWKRTWIGSGGKAKIDSSATIAAKS; from the coding sequence ATGTTAGATAAAAAAGCGTTTTGGAAAAGTGGACATAAACCATCCTTGTTCAGTTCTTTCTTGTATTTCGATATCAGCTTTATGATTTGGATTTTGATGGGGCCGCTCATTGTCGTCATCGCCAGCGATTATCCGATGGATGCTGCACAAAAAGCGAAGCTTGTAGCGCTCCCGATTTTGGGCGGCTCGGTGCTCCGGCTTGTGCTTGGCTTCATGACAGACCATATCGGTCCAAAAAGAACAGGCCAAATCGGCATGCTCGTCACTATGATTCCGCTTATTTGGGGCTGGAAGTTCGTTGACTCGTTAACTGAGCTCCATTTTGTCGCTTTATTGCTCGGTGTAGCTGGAGCATCTTTTGCAGCAGCGCTTCCGCTTGCCAGCAGATGGTATCCGCCACAATATCAAGGACTTGCGATGGGTATTGCTGGAGCCGGAAACAGCGGTACGGTTTTGACAACGCTTTTTGCGAACAGGCTGGCACAGCATTTTGGCGGCTGGGAAGCCGTATTTGGACTCGCCCTCATCCCTATTGCAGTCGTATTTGTAATATTCACGATTTTTGCAAAAGAAAGTCCGAATCAGCCTGCTCCTAAAAAACTTTCCGAATATGCGCAGGTTCTAAAGCAAAAGGACGCTTGGCTATTTTGTCTTTTATACAGTGTAACGTTTGGCGGCTTCGTCGGCATGTCGAACTATTTGACGATTTTCTTCAATACGCAGTATGGACTTTCCGCCATACAGGCGGCAGATTTTACAACGATTTGTGTCATTGCCGGAAGCTTCTTTCGACCAGTAGGCGGCTGGCTCTCTGATAAGCTGGGGGGGATTCGCGTCCTGATGTCGCTGTATGTTGGAGCTGGTGTTATGCTAGCTTCCATCTCCCTGCTGCCTCCACTCTATGCAGTAAGTACCTTGTTGTTCCTTGGCATGATGTGTCTCGGCGCAGGCAATGGCGCTGTATTCCAGCTCGTACCGCAGCGCTTTGGCAAAGAGATTGGCATAATGACCGGTATCGTTGGCGCAGCAGGCGGTGTTGGCGGTTATTTCCTCCCCCTTATTCTCGGCAGCCTATATCAATCAACCGGCTCCTACACGCCAGGCTTCCTCATTCTCAGCAGTATCGCCCTGCTCAGCATGCTCATGCTCGCGTTCATTCAAAAGGAATGGAAGCGTACCTGGATTGGCAGCGGCGGCAAGGCTAAAATCGACAGCAGCGCTACTATAGCAGCAAAATCCTAA
- a CDS encoding molybdopterin molybdotransferase MoeA translates to MAVARVDRVHIKKGFSVDEAVRCLLEHTLPGKVEQVLLQKAAQRVLAEDFYSPFQMPPFRRAAMDGYALHAAFTQTASPGNPIRLIVTGEVQAGAGEIAWHTGSGSRPLINEQLTAVRIFTGAPVPNGFDAVIRQEEIQSPPSLHGQQSDAATWGMSQIQINQPVQLGKNIAEAGEDIAENSLVIKKGTMLGSKEMAILASFGQEHASVVAQPVVAVIPVGDELLLPGQPLQPNRIYDANGFAVEAFLQEQGASVIRSLPIKDDAKVIAMAIKLAAEQADLVITTGGISVGDYDCVAHAADCLGFEPLFTKVMMRPGPHSSAFINQGKLLISLSGNPGACYTGLVLLVKPIVKHGMGLDGSEAEWKQAILMDDVDKPSPYPRYIRAFVWMEQGEWRVRPLPNDKSGNIAAFAGANALAAIPSEGLQAGRQAAFLSLT, encoded by the coding sequence ATGGCAGTTGCCCGTGTAGATCGTGTTCATATAAAAAAAGGTTTTAGCGTTGACGAAGCGGTTCGCTGTTTACTCGAACATACGCTTCCAGGAAAGGTGGAGCAAGTGCTTTTACAGAAAGCTGCTCAGCGAGTGCTTGCCGAGGATTTTTACTCCCCATTTCAAATGCCGCCTTTTCGCCGAGCAGCAATGGATGGATATGCGCTCCATGCTGCTTTTACGCAGACGGCTTCACCTGGCAACCCGATTCGGCTTATTGTAACTGGCGAGGTGCAGGCAGGGGCGGGAGAAATAGCTTGGCATACGGGCTCTGGCAGCCGTCCTCTCATTAATGAACAGCTGACGGCCGTACGTATTTTTACAGGAGCTCCTGTGCCCAATGGTTTTGATGCTGTAATTAGGCAGGAGGAGATTCAGTCGCCGCCGAGCCTGCATGGACAGCAATCGGATGCCGCTACGTGGGGGATGTCGCAAATTCAAATCAATCAGCCCGTGCAGCTGGGGAAAAATATTGCCGAAGCAGGCGAGGATATAGCTGAAAACAGCCTCGTCATTAAAAAAGGCACCATGCTTGGTTCGAAGGAAATGGCCATTCTCGCCTCTTTTGGACAGGAACACGCTTCTGTAGTCGCTCAGCCGGTAGTTGCAGTCATTCCTGTTGGAGACGAGCTGCTGCTTCCAGGCCAGCCCTTGCAGCCTAATCGGATCTATGATGCCAATGGCTTCGCCGTGGAAGCGTTTCTACAGGAGCAGGGAGCATCGGTTATTCGTTCCTTGCCCATTAAGGATGATGCCAAAGTAATTGCTATGGCGATTAAGCTAGCTGCTGAGCAGGCGGATTTGGTTATTACAACTGGCGGCATTTCGGTAGGTGATTACGATTGCGTTGCTCATGCGGCAGACTGCCTTGGTTTTGAGCCTTTGTTCACGAAAGTGATGATGCGCCCTGGGCCGCATTCATCGGCATTTATAAATCAAGGCAAGCTGCTGATCAGCTTGTCTGGCAATCCTGGAGCATGTTACACAGGGCTTGTGCTGTTGGTGAAGCCAATCGTAAAACATGGGATGGGGCTTGATGGAAGTGAGGCGGAGTGGAAGCAAGCTATATTAATGGACGATGTGGATAAGCCTTCGCCGTATCCCCGTTATATTCGCGCATTTGTGTGGATGGAGCAGGGGGAATGGCGGGTTAGGCCGCTGCCGAACGATAAATCGGGAAATATTGCTGCTTTTGCCGGGGCAAATGCATTGGCAGCCATTCCTAGTGAAGGCCTTCAGGCAGGAAGGCAGGCCGCATTTCTTAGTTTGACTTAA
- the dut gene encoding dUTP diphosphatase, which translates to MYRVLFKRVEGNEDIKLPCKMSEWAAGFDLQAAVSEPVELAPGERKLIPTGFAMAMPAELEAQIRPRSGLAYKHGITCLNSPGTIDADYRGEVKVLLVNLGQEPFTIARGERIAQMVFQQVPVVTIEETAELPDTVRGSGGFGHTGV; encoded by the coding sequence TTGTATCGCGTACTGTTTAAAAGAGTAGAGGGCAACGAAGACATCAAACTTCCTTGCAAAATGTCCGAATGGGCTGCAGGTTTCGACCTGCAGGCCGCTGTATCAGAGCCTGTTGAGCTGGCACCGGGTGAGCGCAAGCTCATTCCTACAGGCTTTGCCATGGCTATGCCAGCCGAGCTGGAGGCGCAAATTCGCCCGCGCAGCGGCCTGGCTTACAAGCATGGCATTACATGCTTGAACTCCCCAGGAACGATCGACGCTGATTACCGCGGCGAAGTGAAGGTGCTGCTCGTCAATTTGGGGCAGGAGCCGTTCACGATTGCACGCGGCGAGCGCATCGCCCAAATGGTGTTCCAGCAAGTACCGGTTGTCACCATTGAAGAGACAGCCGAATTACCGGATACCGTGCGTGGCAGCGGCGGGTTCGGACATACTGGCGTTTAA
- a CDS encoding aspartate-semialdehyde dehydrogenase, with translation MSNQKLFNVAVVGATGAVGEQILNLLDKRNFPIKELKLLSSARSAGTKITFKGQEVTVEEAKPESFKGIDIALFSAGGDVTKALAPHAVEYGTVCIDNTNAYRMDPNTPLVVPEVNIDKVSEHKGIIANPNCSTIQMVAALKPLQDKYGINRIIVSTYQAVSGAGAKAIEEMLRQTRASLDGEAVNPAILPVGSLPVKHQIAFNAIPQIDKFQENGYTLEEMKMVNETKKILDDQTIEVTATCVRIPVVYGHSESVFVELKNNYDLEDVKQLLSDAPGVVLVDDPANQLYPLATEAAGKPEVFVGRLRRDLGHENGLNLWIVSDNLLKGAAWNAVQIAEHIAQA, from the coding sequence ATGTCAAATCAAAAATTGTTTAACGTTGCAGTAGTTGGCGCAACAGGCGCAGTAGGGGAACAAATACTAAACTTGCTCGATAAGAGAAACTTCCCTATTAAGGAACTGAAGCTTCTGTCTTCAGCGAGGTCTGCTGGTACGAAAATCACATTCAAAGGCCAGGAAGTGACGGTGGAGGAAGCGAAGCCGGAAAGCTTTAAGGGCATTGATATAGCATTATTCAGCGCTGGTGGAGACGTTACGAAGGCGCTCGCGCCGCATGCAGTTGAATATGGAACGGTATGTATTGACAATACGAACGCTTACCGTATGGACCCAAATACGCCGCTTGTTGTGCCTGAAGTGAATATTGACAAGGTAAGCGAGCATAAAGGTATTATTGCGAATCCGAACTGTTCGACAATTCAGATGGTAGCTGCGCTTAAGCCGCTTCAAGACAAATACGGCATTAATCGCATTATCGTTTCGACTTATCAAGCGGTATCTGGAGCAGGTGCGAAAGCGATTGAGGAAATGCTGCGCCAGACGCGTGCATCCCTTGACGGCGAAGCGGTCAATCCGGCTATTTTGCCAGTAGGCTCGCTGCCTGTGAAGCATCAAATCGCCTTTAATGCGATTCCGCAAATCGACAAGTTCCAAGAAAACGGCTACACGCTTGAAGAAATGAAGATGGTCAATGAAACGAAGAAAATTTTGGATGACCAAACCATTGAGGTTACTGCTACTTGCGTACGTATTCCAGTCGTTTACGGCCATTCGGAATCGGTTTTTGTTGAGCTGAAAAATAACTACGATCTGGAAGATGTCAAGCAGCTGTTGTCTGACGCCCCGGGTGTCGTGCTGGTTGATGATCCGGCGAATCAGCTTTACCCGCTCGCAACGGAAGCAGCCGGCAAGCCGGAAGTATTTGTCGGACGTTTGAGACGCGATCTTGGCCATGAAAATGGGCTTAACCTATGGATCGTATCGGATAACCTGCTTAAAGGGGCCGCATGGAATGCGGTTCAAATCGCCGAGCACATCGCACAGGCTTAA
- a CDS encoding dipicolinate synthase subunit B has translation MNWSGLTVGYALSGSHCTFAEVMPQIQRFVDAGANVVPIVSQTIMTTDTRFGTSEQWQTQLKAITGNEIISTIVQAEPLGPSKLIDVLLIAPCTGNTTSRLANAQTDSAVLMAAKSQMRNGRPIVIAISTNDGLGLNLANIAKLIVTKNIYFVPFGQDNPVQKPNSLVARMDLALETCEAALQGKQLQPLIIERFNY, from the coding sequence ATGAATTGGTCCGGACTTACGGTAGGGTATGCATTGTCAGGGTCTCACTGCACGTTTGCCGAGGTTATGCCGCAAATCCAGCGGTTTGTAGACGCAGGCGCGAACGTAGTACCTATAGTATCGCAGACGATTATGACGACGGATACGAGATTCGGAACGTCGGAGCAGTGGCAGACACAGCTCAAAGCGATAACTGGCAATGAAATTATTTCGACGATCGTTCAAGCGGAGCCGCTTGGCCCATCCAAGCTTATTGATGTGCTGCTCATTGCTCCATGCACGGGCAATACAACAAGCAGGCTGGCTAATGCGCAGACTGACAGTGCGGTGCTTATGGCAGCCAAATCGCAAATGCGAAATGGAAGGCCAATCGTCATTGCAATTTCAACGAATGATGGCTTAGGCCTTAATTTGGCGAATATTGCGAAGCTGATCGTAACGAAAAATATTTATTTTGTGCCGTTTGGCCAAGATAATCCGGTTCAGAAGCCCAATTCGCTCGTAGCGAGAATGGATTTGGCACTGGAAACATGCGAGGCGGCGCTGCAAGGCAAACAGTTACAACCGCTCATTATTGAGCGTTTTAATTATTAA
- a CDS encoding ribonuclease J, translated as MSKKNVQDKLLIFALGGIGEIGKNMYVIQYDNDIVIVDAGLKFPEEDMLGIDIVIPDISYLKENREKVRGIVITHGHEDHIGGLSYMLRSLNVPVYATKLTLGLIEGKLKEAGLLGETKRILINADSEIELGSIQVSFFKTNHSIPDSVGVCLETPEGVVVHTGDFKFDHTPVNEQYADIKRMAEIGQKGVLALLSDSTNAERPGYTPSEKNVGEELKDIFRKSPQRVVVATFASNVHRIQQVINAAIATDRYIAVVGRSMVNVVGIAGELGYLNIPDGMIVEPEAVNKLAADRVVILCTGSQGEPMSALTRMARSTHRKVDILPGDTVIIAATPIPGNERYVGRTVDELFRLGANVIYGPGSVSGVHVSGHGSQEELKLMLNLIKPKYFIPIHGEYRMLRQHALLAEAVGIEKSNIFVMENGDTVEVQGGKARRGSKVPAGNVLIDGLGVGDVGNIVLRDRKLLSQDGILVVVVTLRKQEGTIVSGPDIISRGFVYVRESEGLLDEANKIVSATLLKLMNDKVNEWASLKTNVKDALGRFLYEKTRRRPMILPIIMEV; from the coding sequence TTGTCCAAAAAGAATGTGCAGGATAAACTGTTGATTTTTGCATTAGGCGGTATTGGTGAAATTGGTAAAAACATGTACGTCATTCAATATGACAATGATATTGTAATTGTAGATGCGGGGCTTAAGTTTCCGGAAGAGGATATGCTCGGCATAGATATAGTTATTCCGGACATTTCGTATTTGAAGGAAAATCGCGAGAAGGTGCGCGGCATTGTCATTACACATGGACATGAAGATCATATCGGCGGGCTTTCCTATATGCTGCGCAGCCTCAACGTTCCGGTATATGCCACGAAGCTGACGCTGGGACTGATTGAAGGCAAGCTGAAGGAAGCAGGACTGCTGGGCGAAACGAAGCGAATATTGATTAATGCGGATTCGGAGATAGAGCTGGGCAGCATCCAGGTATCCTTTTTCAAAACGAACCACAGCATTCCTGACTCCGTAGGCGTATGCTTGGAGACGCCAGAAGGTGTCGTCGTACACACAGGAGACTTCAAGTTTGACCATACGCCAGTCAATGAGCAATATGCTGACATTAAGCGGATGGCGGAAATCGGGCAGAAGGGCGTACTTGCGCTGCTGTCTGACAGTACGAATGCGGAGCGTCCAGGCTATACGCCTTCAGAGAAAAATGTAGGGGAAGAGCTTAAAGATATATTCCGCAAATCGCCGCAGCGTGTCGTAGTTGCAACGTTTGCTTCCAACGTTCACCGTATCCAGCAGGTCATCAACGCAGCTATTGCTACGGATCGCTATATTGCTGTAGTAGGACGCAGTATGGTCAATGTGGTCGGAATCGCTGGAGAGTTAGGTTATTTGAACATTCCAGACGGCATGATTGTTGAACCGGAAGCAGTAAATAAACTGGCCGCGGATCGCGTCGTTATTTTATGTACGGGCAGCCAAGGAGAGCCCATGTCAGCTTTGACACGCATGGCGCGCTCGACGCATCGTAAAGTCGATATTTTGCCGGGAGATACGGTCATTATTGCAGCGACGCCCATTCCGGGCAATGAGCGGTATGTAGGGCGGACAGTGGACGAGTTGTTCCGTCTTGGAGCGAACGTCATCTATGGTCCAGGCTCGGTATCTGGAGTCCACGTTTCTGGTCACGGCAGCCAGGAAGAGCTGAAGCTGATGCTTAATCTGATTAAGCCCAAATATTTTATACCTATTCATGGTGAATACCGGATGCTGCGTCAGCATGCTTTGCTGGCCGAGGCGGTTGGCATTGAGAAATCCAATATTTTCGTTATGGAAAATGGCGACACTGTAGAGGTGCAGGGGGGCAAGGCGCGCAGAGGCTCGAAGGTTCCAGCAGGCAATGTGCTGATTGATGGTCTTGGCGTTGGCGATGTCGGCAATATTGTGCTGCGGGATCGCAAGCTGCTGTCTCAGGATGGCATTCTCGTCGTTGTAGTGACGCTGCGGAAGCAGGAGGGCACCATTGTGTCCGGACCGGATATTATTTCGCGCGGCTTCGTTTATGTACGTGAATCGGAAGGTCTGCTCGATGAAGCGAACAAAATTGTGTCTGCTACGCTGCTGAAGCTGATGAACGATAAAGTGAACGAATGGGCTTCGCTAAAAACGAATGTCAAGGATGCACTGGGACGTTTTCTCTATGAGAAAACGCGTCGCCGGCCAATGATTTTGCCGATTATTATGGAAGTGTAG
- a CDS encoding pitrilysin family protein produces the protein MKKYTLSNGLRVVVEYIPTCRSVSFGIWVKTGSRNETPENNGISHFIEHMLFKGTDQRTAKDIADLFDGIGGNVNAFTSKEYTCYYAKVLDEHLPLAVDALSDMFFNSKLDETDLAKERNVILEEISMYEDTPDDKVHDEASRAAYGDHPLAYSILGLEERLAEMTPDTLSAYMNDYYTIDNTVVSVAGNVEEGKLLELLEKYFGKFDRKGTSQLVEAPDFRGDYIFYKKKTEQNHLCLSFQGCSISDEKLYAMVLLNNALGGGMSSRLFQEIREKRGLAYSVYSYHSSYADSGLFTLYAGTAPKQTKEVLDLTMEQLEELASKGLEDAELHRGKEQLKGSLILSLESTSSRMTRLGKNELMLGRHYTLDELLERIDSVKMEDVRSVTERLLAAPFAVAMVGSSEKVASKLGRDRFVSRTV, from the coding sequence GTGAAAAAATATACGCTTAGCAACGGTTTAAGAGTCGTAGTTGAATATATCCCAACCTGCCGTTCGGTTTCATTTGGCATATGGGTCAAAACAGGCTCTCGGAATGAGACGCCTGAAAATAACGGGATCTCCCATTTTATCGAACATATGCTTTTCAAGGGGACAGATCAGCGCACGGCTAAAGATATTGCCGATCTGTTCGATGGTATTGGGGGCAATGTAAATGCATTTACCTCCAAAGAGTATACCTGCTATTACGCCAAGGTGCTGGATGAGCATTTGCCGCTCGCTGTTGATGCGCTTTCGGACATGTTTTTCAATTCCAAGCTGGATGAGACGGATTTGGCGAAAGAGCGGAATGTTATTTTAGAAGAAATCTCGATGTATGAGGATACGCCAGATGACAAGGTGCATGATGAAGCTTCGCGTGCCGCTTATGGCGATCACCCTCTCGCTTATTCGATTCTGGGCCTAGAGGAGCGTCTTGCCGAAATGACGCCTGATACACTGAGCGCGTATATGAACGATTATTATACGATTGACAACACCGTCGTCAGTGTCGCCGGCAATGTGGAAGAGGGCAAGCTGCTGGAGCTGCTGGAGAAATATTTTGGCAAGTTTGACCGCAAAGGGACATCGCAGCTGGTGGAAGCACCGGATTTCCGCGGCGATTATATTTTCTATAAAAAGAAAACCGAGCAAAATCATCTTTGCCTGTCCTTTCAGGGCTGTTCGATTTCAGATGAGAAGCTTTATGCGATGGTGCTGCTCAATAATGCGCTTGGCGGGGGCATGAGCTCGCGCCTGTTCCAAGAAATTCGCGAAAAACGCGGCCTTGCTTATTCGGTTTATTCCTATCACTCCTCTTATGCGGACAGCGGCCTGTTCACCTTGTATGCGGGTACGGCGCCTAAGCAAACGAAGGAAGTGCTTGATTTGACGATGGAGCAGCTCGAGGAGCTTGCTTCCAAGGGGCTTGAGGATGCTGAGCTTCATCGCGGCAAAGAGCAGTTGAAGGGCAGCCTGATTCTCAGTCTGGAGAGCACGAGCAGCCGAATGACCCGACTTGGGAAAAATGAGCTGATGCTGGGCCGGCATTACACGCTTGATGAGCTGCTTGAGCGCATTGATTCCGTGAAGATGGAAGATGTGAGAAGCGTAACAGAGCGTTTGCTTGCAGCACCTTTTGCGGTGGCGATGGTAGGTTCGAGTGAAAAGGTGGCATCTAAACTTGGGAGGGATCGTTTTGTATCGCGTACTGTTTAA
- the dapA gene encoding 4-hydroxy-tetrahydrodipicolinate synthase has translation MEYGRLVTAMVTPFDAAGGIDWDATGRLIDYLIEEQLSESLVVSGTTGESPTLTDGEKEALFRFSVERVAGRAKIIAGTGSNDTAHSIHLTKVAEACGVDGVLLVAPYYNKPSQEGLYQHFKAIADSTKLPVVLYNVPGRTVVNISVETTLRLAAISNIVATKDCASSEQIIQLVAGAPEGFKVYSGDDAATLPTLAVGGYGIISVASHVIGKKMKQLIDAYVSGDVALAAKLNAECFPVFKGLFECPNPVPNPVALKHVMGLSGFPVGGVRLPLVGVTESEAEFLQNLVDSSTAF, from the coding sequence ATGGAATATGGAAGGTTAGTTACGGCGATGGTCACCCCATTCGATGCCGCTGGCGGAATTGATTGGGATGCGACTGGGCGATTAATCGATTACTTAATTGAAGAGCAGCTTAGCGAGAGTCTTGTTGTATCCGGTACGACGGGGGAATCTCCTACACTTACGGATGGGGAGAAAGAAGCGCTATTTCGTTTTTCGGTAGAGCGCGTTGCTGGACGGGCTAAAATTATCGCAGGCACAGGAAGCAATGATACGGCTCATTCCATCCATTTGACAAAGGTGGCAGAGGCGTGTGGAGTTGACGGCGTGCTGCTTGTTGCTCCTTATTACAACAAGCCGAGCCAGGAAGGCCTTTATCAGCATTTTAAAGCGATTGCGGATTCGACGAAGCTTCCGGTTGTATTGTACAACGTTCCGGGCCGTACAGTCGTGAATATTTCGGTTGAAACGACGCTGCGCCTAGCGGCGATTAGCAACATTGTAGCTACAAAAGATTGTGCATCATCGGAACAGATTATTCAGCTTGTAGCAGGCGCTCCAGAGGGCTTTAAAGTTTACAGTGGCGACGATGCGGCAACGCTCCCGACTTTAGCAGTAGGCGGTTATGGCATTATTAGTGTAGCTAGCCATGTTATCGGCAAAAAAATGAAGCAGCTTATCGATGCTTATGTGAGCGGAGACGTTGCTTTGGCGGCTAAGCTAAATGCTGAATGCTTCCCAGTATTCAAGGGTTTGTTCGAATGTCCGAACCCGGTACCGAACCCGGTTGCTCTGAAGCATGTAATGGGACTGAGCGGCTTCCCGGTTGGCGGAGTTAGACTTCCTTTGGTAGGCGTTACCGAATCGGAAGCTGAATTTTTGCAAAACCTCGTCGATTCATCAACTGCATTTTAA
- the dpsA gene encoding dipicolinate synthase subunit DpsA: MLTGVQVLLIGGDARQLEVIRKLAELDATVVITGFDGLQSTPEGAVQAEFDERLFDGVDALVLPAVGTDDQGVISAVFSDSEIRLEERHMARLPKHCKVYAGMAKPYLSDLCKQHQLELVELFERDDVAIYNSIPTAEGAVMMAIQHTDITIHGSTCMVLGFGRTGFTLARTLKGLGANVLVGVRKGEHFARALEMGFEPFYTSNLRQYTGNIDLLFNTIPTMIVTAQIIANLPSRSVIIDLASKPGGTDFRFAEKRAIKAMLAPGLPGIVAPRTAGRIIADCLTQLIMDDLINRGNGE; encoded by the coding sequence ATGCTAACAGGCGTTCAAGTGCTGCTTATCGGCGGCGACGCCAGGCAGCTTGAGGTGATCCGCAAACTGGCGGAGCTGGATGCGACCGTAGTCATAACGGGCTTTGACGGCCTGCAGTCGACGCCAGAGGGAGCGGTTCAGGCTGAATTTGATGAACGGCTGTTTGACGGGGTAGACGCATTAGTGCTGCCTGCCGTCGGAACCGATGACCAGGGCGTCATCAGCGCTGTATTCAGCGATAGCGAGATCAGGCTGGAAGAGCGCCATATGGCACGCTTGCCTAAGCATTGCAAAGTATACGCCGGTATGGCAAAACCATATTTGAGCGACCTTTGCAAGCAGCATCAGCTGGAATTGGTAGAGTTATTTGAGCGCGACGATGTCGCCATTTATAACTCCATTCCGACAGCTGAAGGTGCGGTAATGATGGCGATTCAACATACCGATATTACGATTCATGGCTCTACCTGCATGGTGCTCGGGTTCGGAAGAACGGGGTTCACATTGGCGCGGACGTTAAAGGGCCTAGGGGCGAATGTGCTTGTCGGAGTACGCAAGGGAGAGCATTTTGCAAGAGCGCTCGAAATGGGCTTCGAGCCTTTCTACACCAGCAATTTGCGGCAATATACGGGCAATATTGACTTGCTTTTTAACACAATTCCGACTATGATAGTCACAGCGCAAATTATAGCAAATCTTCCTTCGCGAAGCGTCATTATTGATCTGGCTTCGAAGCCTGGCGGAACGGATTTCCGCTTTGCTGAGAAACGGGCTATTAAGGCAATGCTCGCGCCCGGACTCCCCGGTATCGTCGCACCCAGAACTGCTGGACGAATCATAGCCGATTGTTTAACACAATTGATTATGGACGACTTGATAAATCGGGGGAATGGGGAATGA
- the dapG gene encoding aspartate kinase, which produces MRTLVMKFGGTSVSSDFARNHCLEHIKRERENGFQLVVVVSAMGRLGDPYATDTLLDLVRSNGDSLPLRERDMLLGCGEMISAAVLCSLLCSKGIPATILSGYQAGIITDGHFGQARITDLRPEQLLTKLGENKVVIVTGFQGGNESGELTTLGRGGSDTSATALGASLRAERVDIYTDVNGILTADPRIVNDAKPLLVVSYAEICNMARQGAKVIHPRAVEIAQQARIPIRVRSTFSLDEGTLVTDSPLHATGMVSDRHVTGIAHVAGITQISVQTVEGKADVQLQVFQTMARHHISVDFINVTPSGVVYTVFDYDAAKAVAVLTDCGYAPTAISGCAKVSVIGGGMNGVPGIMARIVEALTLQGIAIMQAADSNTTIWVLVKDADMASALRALHAKFELHL; this is translated from the coding sequence ATGCGAACTCTCGTTATGAAGTTTGGAGGAACCTCGGTATCATCCGATTTTGCCAGAAATCATTGTTTGGAGCATATTAAGCGTGAACGCGAAAATGGTTTTCAGCTCGTCGTTGTCGTTTCGGCTATGGGTCGCCTAGGCGACCCTTATGCTACGGATACGCTGCTTGATTTAGTACGAAGCAATGGTGACTCGCTTCCGCTGCGTGAGCGGGATATGCTGCTGGGCTGTGGTGAGATGATTTCTGCCGCGGTCTTATGCAGCTTGCTTTGTTCAAAGGGCATTCCCGCTACCATCTTAAGCGGATATCAGGCAGGCATTATAACGGACGGGCATTTCGGCCAAGCGAGAATTACCGACTTGCGTCCGGAGCAGCTTCTAACGAAGCTTGGTGAAAATAAAGTCGTTATCGTTACCGGTTTTCAAGGCGGTAACGAAAGCGGAGAGCTGACTACGCTCGGCCGTGGCGGGAGCGATACGTCGGCGACTGCACTTGGCGCTTCGCTGCGTGCAGAGCGAGTAGATATTTATACCGATGTTAACGGAATTTTGACAGCTGATCCGCGAATTGTGAATGATGCAAAACCGCTTCTTGTCGTCAGCTATGCAGAAATTTGCAATATGGCTCGTCAAGGGGCTAAGGTCATTCACCCACGCGCTGTTGAAATTGCCCAGCAAGCCAGAATACCGATTCGTGTGCGCTCGACCTTTTCGCTCGATGAAGGAACGTTAGTAACGGATAGCCCGCTCCATGCTACCGGAATGGTAAGTGACCGTCATGTAACAGGCATTGCGCATGTAGCGGGCATTACACAAATTTCGGTGCAGACGGTCGAAGGCAAGGCGGACGTCCAGCTGCAGGTTTTTCAAACGATGGCCCGTCATCATATTAGCGTAGATTTTATAAATGTGACGCCAAGCGGAGTCGTCTATACCGTATTTGATTACGATGCAGCGAAGGCTGTAGCCGTACTGACGGACTGCGGTTATGCGCCAACCGCGATTAGCGGCTGTGCAAAGGTATCTGTCATTGGCGGCGGCATGAACGGTGTTCCAGGCATTATGGCCCGTATTGTAGAGGCCCTTACGCTGCAGGGAATTGCTATAATGCAGGCGGCGGACTCCAATACGACCATTTGGGTACTGGTTAAAGATGCGGATATGGCATCTGCGCTGCGTGCGCTGCATGCCAAGTTCGAGCTTCATTTGTAG